Proteins encoded by one window of Lates calcarifer isolate ASB-BC8 linkage group LG7_1, TLL_Latcal_v3, whole genome shotgun sequence:
- the LOC108899294 gene encoding homeodomain-interacting protein kinase 3-like yields the protein MAKDSSSDPDAYPIPSNYELLDFVGSGDYGTVAKCRKRDTGETVIIKVSRFVQTAAREVSILEELMRHNLDQSNIVKLYDWYHMNNTIGLVLEMLDMTLSDYMKENRLPLNDIRFIIQQVHMQCQKATQRDLF from the exons atggcaaaggacagcagcagtgacCCAGATGCATATCCAATCCCAAGCAACTATGAGCTACTTGACTTTGTGGGAAGTGGGGACTATGGAACAGTGGCAAAGTGCAGAAAGCGAGACACTGGAGAGACAGTCATCATAAAAGTCTCAAGATTTGTCCAGACAGCCGCACGGGAG GTGTCCATATTAGAAGAACTGATGAGACATAACCTGGACCAGTCCAACATTGTAAAGCTCTATGACTGGTACCACATGAACAACACCATTGGACTAGTGTTGGAAATGCTCGATATGACTCTGTCAGACTACATGAAGGAGAATCGCCTACCTTTAAATGACATCAGGTTCATCATCCAGCAGGTACACATGCAGTGTCAGAAAGCAACACAGAGAGATCTGTTTTAA
- the LOC127142674 gene encoding homeodomain-interacting protein kinase 2, whose protein sequence is MLVKDQEQSYTLKLIDFGLAFHRSEAVVGSTHQLPYYRAPEIMLGLPFTEAIDMWSLGAVMGLMMFGNLIFPWFFDYNQMQSICAILGQPADHLLDAGLKTKEFFIKTSNGQWTLKTHGQYWKHKISLGTKKFAFSSLDDLIALSEELESDAEEWKQCVHLLKAMLQVDASKRITPSEVLNHPFITKSYLNEVLQPPANEPSNISNQALTDFRRTEAVTEADDRNQSDQAQYTQGVKNTTFECLSDTLSCETLILDPDPAAASAQDTKATKEIQTLTTEQEDTISDDSKSHKERKKKRKKKKQNTIRCFFSWMKLIFSCCSSVEAEE, encoded by the exons ATGCTGGTGAAAGATCAGGAGCAGTCCTACACATTGAAGCTTATTGACTTTGGTTTGGCCTTCCATAGATCTGAAGCAGTGGTGGGCTCTACTCACCAACTACCTTATTACAG GGCTCCAGAAATTATGTTGGGACTCCCCTTCACTGAGGCCATTGACATGTGGTCTCTAGGTGCTGTGATGGGGTTGATGATGTTTGGAAATCTTATCTTCCCATGGTTCTTTGATTATAATCAG ATGCAGTCTATCTGTGCAATCTTGGGCCAACCAGCAGACCATCTTCTGGATGCTGGACTAAAAACAAAGGAGTTCTTCATCAAAACCTCTAACGGTCAGTGGACTCTCAAG ACACATGGCCAGTATTGGAAACACAAGATTTCATTAGGCACAAAGAAATTCGCCTTCAGCTCTCTGGATGATCTGATAGCA CTGAGTGAGGAACTGGAAAGCGATGCCGAAGAATGGAAGCAGTGTGTCCACCTGCTAAAAGCGATGCTTCAGGTGGATGCCAGTAAGAGGATCACTCCCAGTGAGGTCCTGAATCATCCCTTCATCACGAAGAGCTAcctgaatgaagttctgcagccACCAGCCAATGAGCCCAGTAACATCAGCAACCAGGCCCTGACTGACTTCAGGAGGACAGAGGCTGTGACTGAAGCTGATGACAG aaaCCAGTCTGACCAGGCTCAGTATACTCAGGGTGTCAAAAACACCACATTTGAGTGCCTCAGTGATACATTGAGTTGTGAAACTCTAATCCTGGATCCTGACcctgctgcagcttctgctCAGGACACCAAAGCCACAAAGGAGATCCAGACACTCACCACAGAGCAGGAGGACACCATATCAG atgACAGCAAATCccacaaagagaggaagaagaagaggaagaagaagaaacagaataCCATCAGATGCTTCTTTTCATGGATGAAACTGATATTTAGCTGTTGCAGCTCTGTGGAAGCTGAAGAGTAG